In Urocitellus parryii isolate mUroPar1 unplaced genomic scaffold, mUroPar1.hap1 Scaffold_40, whole genome shotgun sequence, a single genomic region encodes these proteins:
- the LOC144252268 gene encoding cilia- and flagella-associated protein 299-like, which translates to MDQDEALMAVDNIVTQFNTYEDFLDSQITTVDLYYLEDESLARQLVELGYRGTGEIIKRADFEARKAAIEIARLAERTQKK; encoded by the exons ATGGATCAGGACGAGGCGTTGATGGCCGTGGACAATATTGTCACTCAGTTCAACACTTACGAAGATTTCCTAGACTCGCAGATCACTACCGTGGACTTGTACTACCTGGAG GATGAAAGCCTGGCCCGACAGCTGGTGGAGCTTGGCTACCGAGGGACTGGAGAGATAATAAAAAGGGCAGATTTTGAAGCAAGGAAAGCAGCTATAGAGATTGCAAGGCTGGCtgaaagaactcagaaaaagTAA